One stretch of Ooceraea biroi isolate clonal line C1 chromosome 4, Obir_v5.4, whole genome shotgun sequence DNA includes these proteins:
- the LOC105287470 gene encoding DNA-directed RNA polymerase II subunit Rpb4 isoform X2 translates to MPNPADMTEEDAADLQFPKEFENAETLLISEVYMLLEHRKAQNESAEEEQEFSEVFMKSLTYTNRFGKLKNKETIAAVRSLLMQKKLHKFEIASLANLCPETPEEAKALIPSLEGRLEDEELRTILDDIQTKRSLQY, encoded by the exons ATGCCCAACCCTGCTGATATGACAGAGGAAGATGCAGCGGATCTACAATTTCCAAAAG AATTTGAAAATGCAGAGACGTTGTTAATATCGGAAGTTTATATGCTATTGGAACACAGAAAAGCACAGAACGAATCCGCAGAGGAAGAGCAAGAATTCTCTGAAGTTTTCATGAAGAGTTTAACATATACCAATAGAtttggaaaattgaaaaataaagagacaATCGCAGCCGTCAGAAg CTTATTGATGCAGAAGAAGCTACACAAATTTGAAATTGCCTCATTAGCCAACTTGTGTCCTGAAACTCCGGAGGAGGCAAAAGCTCTCATTCCCAGCCTTGAGGGACGTCTGGAAGATGAAGAACTCAGAACAATATTGGATGATATACAAACGAAAAGATCTTTAcaatattga
- the LOC105287470 gene encoding transcriptional adapter 2-alpha isoform X1, giving the protein MPNPADMTEEDAADLQFPKDYLLSPTDRFERDVSVSKEEILTSGSVCHVCRLTLVEPYVRCAVCPNVEMCPSCFANGCEINEHKNDHDYVIIKNDFPLTNNNSSWIAKQELELLNIVEQCGFGNWTDVARRMQGKSAEECKTHYLQNYIDGQALPDLPKIKETRASLFGCEIIPYMYKLHDVEEPPRFDTNTINAKLLAGYNAARSSFDVNFDNDAELLVCDLEYDEFQPHDNEHELGRALQAALAQAYNNRLKERARRRGIIRKHGLIAFRRVISWIQRYESTITRPIAERLLIFMQLMDGIEFDSLMEGLHYVGELKNRINKLLEFRQNGLKYFHSVPMFQNLSKLRQESERERKQYMNNPEYSWKSLLPDGSASSSIPGSTQRKTAPPLIVKGLPGYEKLSTEEIELCSVARVIPASYLDFKHLLITENKKCGYLRLAQARVLLKIDVNKTRKIYDFLMEKGYITKPPQ; this is encoded by the exons ATGCCCAACCCTGCTGATATGACAGAGGAAGATGCAGCGGATCTACAATTTCCAAAAG ACTACTTGTTAAGTCCAACAGACAGGTTCGAACGCGATGTATCAGTCTCAAAGGAAGAAATTCTTACCTCGGGCTCAGTGTGTCACGTGTGCAGGTTGACTCTCGTCGAGCCGTACGTTCGTTGCGCCGTGTGCCCCAACGTTGAGATGTGTCCATCTTGCTTTGCAAACGGTTGCGAAATCAACGAGCACAAGAACGATCACGACTATGTGATTATAAAGAACGATTTTCCCTTGACCAACAATAATAGCAGTTGGATCGCCAAGCAGGAGCTCGAGCTGCTCAACATTGTGGAGCAATGTGGCTTCGGGAATTGGACGGATGTGGCACGTAGAATGCAAGGGAAGTCCGCCGAGGAGTGCAAGACACATTATCTGCAGAATTATATAGACGGTCAAGCACTGCCGGATCTGCCGAAGATCAAGGAGACCAGAGCCAGCTTATTCGGCTGCGAGATTATCCCTTACATGTATAAGTTGCACGATGTGGAGGAGCCACCCAGATTCGACACGAATACAATAAATGCCAAGTTATTGGCTGGCTACAACGCGGCTAGATCCAGTTTCGACGTGAATTTCGACAATGACGCGGAATTGCTCGTGTGCGACCTCGAGTATGATGAGTTCCAACCGCACGACAACGAGCACGAGCTGGGACGAGCTCTACAAGCAGCTCTGGCCCAGGCGTATAATAACAGACTGAAAGAACGCGCGCGGAGACGGGGAATCATCCGCAAACACGGCTTGATCGCCTTTCGCAGGGTGATATCGTGGATTCAGAGGTACGAGAGCACGATAACAAGACCTATCGCGGAAAGGCTATTGATATTTATGCAACTGATGGACGGAATCGAGTTTGATTCTCTCATGGAGGGTCTGCACTACGTCGGCGAGCTAAAGAATCGTATCAACAAGCTGCTGGAGTTCAGGCAAAACGGCCTCAAGTACTTTCACAGCGTGCCCATGTTCCAGAACCTGAGCAAGCTAAGACAAGAGAGCGAACGGGAGAGAAAGCAATACATGAATAATCCGGAATACAGCTGGAAAAGTCTACTGCCGGATGGCAGCGCCAGCAGCTCGATTCCCGGAAGTACGCAACGCAAAACCGCACCTCCTCTCATCGTGAAAGGTCTACCGGGATACGAGAAACTGAGCACCGAAGAGATAGAACTTTGCTCCGTCGCACGAGTGATACCTGCTAGTTACTTAGACTTTAAGCATCTTCTCATAACGGAAAACAAGAAATGCGGTTATCTGAGATTGGCACAGGCACGCGTACTCTTGAAAATCGATGTGAATAAAACGCGAAAGATATATGACTTCTTGATGGAAAAGGGCTACATCACTAAGCCTCCTCAATGA